DNA sequence from the Gaiella occulta genome:
GTGTAGCCGAGACCGTGCTCGCGGCACACGGGGAAGACGGTCTCGCGGTCTCCCTGCTCGAGCAGGGAGAAGCTGTTCTGCACCCACTCGTAGCGGGCGAGCCCCTCGAGCTCGGAGATCGAAAGAGCTTCCGCGAGCTGCTCGCCCGTGAAGTTGGAGGCCCCGACGGCGCCGACCTTGCCGGCGCGCACGAGCTCGTCGAACGCCTGCAGCGTCTCCTCCTGCGGCACCGCGGCATCGAAGTCGTGGGCGAGGTAGAGGGCGACGCGCTCGACGCCGAGCCGCCGCAGGCTCCCGTCGAGCTGCCGGCGGATGCGTGCGTGGCCGAGACCGTGGTCGGCGCCCGTGTCCATCGGGTTGAACGTCTTCGTGGCGATCACGATGCGGTCGCGGACGTCGACGCCTCGCGTGGCCAGCCACTCTCCGATGAACGTCTCGCTGCGCCCGCCGCCGTAGGCGTCCGCCGTGTCGAACGTCGTGATGCCGAGCTCCCAGGCGGCGTCCATGAGCCGGAACGCCTCCTCCCGGGACGTGCCCCGGCCGAAGAAGGCCGGGGACGAGCCGATGCCGCCGAAGTTGCCGCAGCCGAGGATCACCTGCGAGACGGAGACGCCGCTTGCTCCCAGTGCGCGCCGCTCCATGGCGCGATTCTATGCGACTGCGACGGGCTCGCCGCTCGAGCGGATGCGGGGCGAGTAGGTGTCGGGCCGGAGGCGCCGAACCTCGCTCTCGTGACGACCGACCGGCAGCGTGAGGTACAGCTCGAAGCTCGTGCCGAGGCCGTGCCGCTCGCGCTCGTCGCCGCGGGAACCCTGGCCGCGCTGGCTGCGGTGAGCGCATGGCGTGGCTGGGAGCTGGTCGACCGGCGCCTGTGGTGGGTGTGGCTCGCGCTCGCGCTGCCGGAGCTGCTGCTCGGCGCGGCGCTCCTCGGCGGGCTCGGCCGCATCGGCGATGCCGAGCGTCGCCGCCGCGTCGCCGCCGCGCTCATCGCCGTCGTCGTCGCCGGCAGCCTCGTCGGGCTGGGCCTGCTCGTCGTCTCCCTCGTCCACTTCGGCAGGTCGGTGTCGGGCGCGCAGCTGCTTGCGAGCGCGGCGGCGCTGCTGCTCAGCAACGTCGTCGCGTTCGCGCTCGCGTTCTGGGAGCTCGACTGCGGAGGGCCGGCGCGGCGGGCGCTCGCCGCGCAGCGGACGGCGCCGGACTTCCAGTTCCCGCAGGACGAGAACGCCCAGCTGGCGCGACCCGGATGGCAGCCGCAGCTCGTCGACTACGCGTACTTCTCCTTCACCAACTCGGTGGCGTTCAGCCCGACGGACGTGATGCCGCTGACCCGGCCCGCGAAGGCGCTGATGGCCGTCGAGTCGGCGATCTCGTTCGCGACGGTGCTCGTCGTCGCCGCGCGCGCGATCAACATCCTCGGGGCGTAGGAGGGCGCCGCTCGCGGCTAGCGTCCGTCCGCGCCGAGTGCGTCGTAGGCGGGCGCGAGCGCGTCGACGAGATCGCCGTCGCCCACCGCGATGCCGCTGCGGCCGAGCCGCTTGAGGACCGCGGCGGGCGGCAGCGGGCGCACGGGCCGCGCCGCCGGCAGCGGCCCCGCGCGCCACGGGTCGCGCGACGGCTCGGCCGCCGCCGTCGCAAGCGCCGCCTCGGCGGGGCGCCGCTCCCGTGTGGCGTGGTAGCCGCGCCAGCGCAGGAGCAGCGAGGGATCGCGGTCGACGAGATCGGCGGCGACGTACGCGAGCGCCGCCAGGTGCTTGCACGGCCGCTCGGGGTCGGGACACGAGCAGCTCCGCGTGAGCGAGCCGGTGCTGGGCACGAGCCGGGCGCCCCAGTCCACGAGCAGCTCGTGCGCGAGGTGCACCGGCTGCTCGCGCCGCTCGAGCGCCGCTTTTAGGTAGGAGCCGCCGCGCGGCGAGCGCTCGAGAGCCGCCCACGTGCGCGGCGCCACCGGCGCGGCCGAGAGCGTCACGTGGTACTCGTAGGCGCCGCTCCCGCACACCTGCGCGGCGATCGTGCGGCCGTCGAGCGAGACGGAGTGGACGAAGCCGGTGCGGGCCAGGATGCGCCCGCGCTCGGCGCGCGCCGAGCCCTCCTCGGGCACGACGGCGGTCGCCAGCCAGCGAGCCCACGGGCCGCGGCCGATCCGGTCGCCGTCGCCCGCCACGAACACGGGGCGCCCGTCGTCGACGACGAACGCGGTCATGCGGCGGCCTCCTCGACCGCGTCGGGCGCGAGCGCGACGGCGGCGCGGATCGCGTCGAGGTCGAGCTCGCCGAGCCAGTCCTCCGACCGTCCGGCGATGACCTTGGCGGCGAGCTCGCGCTTCGACTCGAGCAGCTCGTCGATGCGCTCCTCCAGCGTGGCGGTGCAGATGAGGCTGTGCACGAACACGTCCTTGCGCTGGCCGAAGCGGTAGGCGCGGTCGGTCGCCTGCTGCTCGACGGCGGGGTTCCACCAGCGGTCGAAGTGGAACACGTGGTTCGCCATCGGCAGGTTGAGCCCGCGCCCGCCCGCCCTGATCGAGATGACGAGCACGGCCGGGCCGTCGTCGCGGCCGAAGGACTCGACGAGCTCCTCGCGCCGGCGGGCGCCGAGGCCGCCGTGGAAGAACCCGACGCCGCGGCCGAGCCGCTCGGCCA
Encoded proteins:
- a CDS encoding DUF1345 domain-containing protein: MTTDRQREVQLEARAEAVPLALVAAGTLAALAAVSAWRGWELVDRRLWWVWLALALPELLLGAALLGGLGRIGDAERRRRVAAALIAVVVAGSLVGLGLLVVSLVHFGRSVSGAQLLASAAALLLSNVVAFALAFWELDCGGPARRALAAQRTAPDFQFPQDENAQLARPGWQPQLVDYAYFSFTNSVAFSPTDVMPLTRPAKALMAVESAISFATVLVVAARAINILGA
- a CDS encoding aldo/keto reductase, encoding MERRALGASGVSVSQVILGCGNFGGIGSSPAFFGRGTSREEAFRLMDAAWELGITTFDTADAYGGGRSETFIGEWLATRGVDVRDRIVIATKTFNPMDTGADHGLGHARIRRQLDGSLRRLGVERVALYLAHDFDAAVPQEETLQAFDELVRAGKVGAVGASNFTGEQLAEALSISELEGLARYEWVQNSFSLLEQGDRETVFPVCREHGLGYTPFSPLAGGWLTGKYRRGEQPPAGSRMTLRPEPYDGYRSDRVFDALEALERAAAELGASTAALALAWVLAVPEISAVVVGPSRVEHLAPAAEAIALDLSAADRDRLTEIFA
- a CDS encoding SWIM zinc finger family protein translates to MTAFVVDDGRPVFVAGDGDRIGRGPWARWLATAVVPEEGSARAERGRILARTGFVHSVSLDGRTIAAQVCGSGAYEYHVTLSAAPVAPRTWAALERSPRGGSYLKAALERREQPVHLAHELLVDWGARLVPSTGSLTRSCSCPDPERPCKHLAALAYVAADLVDRDPSLLLRWRGYHATRERRPAEAALATAAAEPSRDPWRAGPLPAARPVRPLPPAAVLKRLGRSGIAVGDGDLVDALAPAYDALGADGR